The window GATACAGCAAAGGAGAAGCCCCAGGAGGGCATTATCAAGGCTGTAGGAAAGGGGAAGAGGCTTGAGGATGGAACAATTGTCCCACTTGAGGTAAAAGTAGGGGATAAGGTTCTATTTGGCAAGTATTCGGGAACAGAGATAAAGATAGATGAGGATAACTATCTTATTATGAGAGAGGATGATGTCCTCGGAATAATTGAATAAAAGGAGGTAGATAAATTATGGCAAAACAATTAAGCTTTAATGAAGAAGCAAGAAAAGAGATTCAAAAGGGCGTAAATACCTTAGCCGATGCGGTTAAGGTAACCTTAGGTCCAAGGGGGAGGAATGTTGTCTTAGACAAGAAATTTGGCTCACCAACCATAACCTGCGATGGTGTAACCGTGGCAAAGGAGGTAGAGCTAAAGGAGCCCTTCCAGAATATGGGAGCCCAGCTTGTCAAAGAGGTTGCATCAAAGACATCAGATGTGGCAGGAGACGGAACAACTACAGCCACTGTCCTTGCCCAGGCAATATTCAATGAGGGTGTAAAGAATATTGCCGCAGGTGCAAATCCCATTGCCCTAAAGAGGGGGATTGAGAAGGCAGCTGATGCGGTGGTTTCTATGCTTAAGAAGGAGGCAAAGTCTGTTACAGAAAAGGCTCAGATGGCACAGGTTGCCACCATATCTGCCCATATGGATACAACCATTGGAAATTTGATCGCCGATGCAATGGAGAAGGTTGGAAAGGATGGGGTAATCACAGTAGAAGAAGCAAAAACCATAGAGACAACATTGGATGTGGTTGAGGGTATGCAATTTGATAGGGGCTATCTCTCTCCATACTTTGTAACCGATGCAGATAGGATGGAAACCCTCTTAGAAGAGCCATACATCCTAATCT is drawn from bacterium and contains these coding sequences:
- a CDS encoding co-chaperone GroES produces the protein DTAKEKPQEGIIKAVGKGKRLEDGTIVPLEVKVGDKVLFGKYSGTEIKIDEDNYLIMREDDVLGIIE